One segment of Ficedula albicollis isolate OC2 chromosome 2, FicAlb1.5, whole genome shotgun sequence DNA contains the following:
- the ID4 gene encoding DNA-binding protein inhibitor ID-4 yields MNDCYSRLRKLVPTIPPNKRVSKVEILQHVIDYILDLQLALETHPALLRQQPPPPALHPGSCPAGTPRTPLTALNTDPAGSVNKPGDSILCR; encoded by the exons ATGAATGACTGTTACAGCCGGCTGAGGAAGCTGGTGCCCACCATCCCTCCCAACAAGAGGGTCAGCAAAGTGGAGATCCTGCAGCACGTCATCGACTACATCCTCGAcctgcagctggctctggagACGCACCCAGCGCTGCTCC ggcagcagccGCCGCCGCCCGCTCTGCACCCCGGCAGCTGTCCCGCGGGCACCCCCCGGACCCCGCTGACGGCCCTGAACACTGACCCG GCAGGCTCTGTTAACAAGCCGGGGGACAGCATCCTCTGCCGCTGA